From Bdellovibrio sp. KM01:
TAAGCTTTCCCTTTATGAACATCGCCACAAGAAAGTTAAACAGCTCTCCGGTGGTATGAAACGTCGTCTGATGATCGCTAAAGCCCTGGTGCACACACCTCGCTTGCTTTTGCTGGATGAGCCGACGGCGGGTGTGGATATTGGTTTGCGTGAAACCTTGTGGCAGTTCGTACAAGAGCTCCGCAAAGAGGGCATGTCGATTCTTTTAACGACCCATTATCTGGAAGAGGCCGAACAACTTTGTGATCGTATCGGTATCATCAATCTAGGGCATCTGGAAGCCTTGGGTGAAACCAAGGAGCTGGTTCGTAAATACACACAAAAGAAAATTCGTTTAACTTTGTCCGAATCTTTTGCATTCGATACTCAGTATCTGTTCTTCCAGGAGGGCCTGGAGTTCATGTTCATGGTGCCGCCTGGAAAATTAATGGGTGAGTTCCTAAGCGAAATCAAAGTGCCCGTAAATATAATCAAAGACGTGAAAATCGAAGAAGGTAATTTGGAAGAAGCCTTTATGAAGGTGGTGAGCAAATGATGATTCCATTTATCGCTCTTTTTCGCCGTGAAATTGCGCGCTTTTTAAAAGTGATTGTGCAAACGATCGTCACACCTTTTGTTTCATCATTCCTGTATTTGCTTATTTTCGGGGTGTCGTTGGGTGCCACGATGCCGACTCATCAAGGTGTAAAGTATCTTTCATTCTTGATCCCTGGTTTGATGATGATGGGCTTGATGAATAATGCTTTCCAGAATTCGTCTTCTTCGATTGTTTCGTCGAAGTTTTCAGGCGACCTGGAAGATCTGCGCGTGGCTCCGATCAGTAATCAGGAAATTATCTGGGCCATGAGTCTTGCAGCCTTAGTTCGCGGCTTTATCGTGGCGCTGATTACTTATATCGTAGGCTCCGTTTTCTGTTGGTATCAGCAGGGCGAGATTCTAACGATTGCTCATCCGCTGTATGCGATTTTCTTCGTTATTGTTGCGGGATTGATTTTCGCTCTGTTGGGAATTTCCGTCGCATTCTGGGCGACAACGTTTGATCAGCTTTCAGCATTTTCGGCATTCATTTTGTTACCTCTGACATATTTAGGGGGGGTGTTCTTGTCTATCGATCACTTGCATCCATTCTGGCAGATGCTTTCAAAAATGAACCCGTTGCTTTATTTGATCAATGGTCTTCGTTACGGCGTGATTGGAGTCAGTGACGTGGGGATGGAAGTCGCAGTGCCGGTTTCGGTTCTGGGATTTATTGTGTTCTATGGCCTGGCAAATTTTAGCCTCAAACGCGGGTCATTCCAGCGTTGGTAGCGTGATTTCGACAAGTTGACGCTGATTGTAAAACTGAGTTCTTTGTGAATCAGCGTCTCTTGGGTTAATTAATTCGATCATTCGGAGAAATACGATGTTTGAAAACTTATCTGATAAAATTATGGCGTCCCTTAAAAAGGTTCGTGGTCAAAACAAGATCACGGAAGCCAACATCGAAGATGTTATCAAAGAGATCCGTTTAAGCTTCCTGGAAGCTGACGTGAATTTTAAAGTCGTAAAAAACTTTGTTGATCGCGTAAAAACCAAAGCACTGGGTGCGGATGTTCTTCAGAACGTAAACCCAGGTCAGCAATTCGTAAAAATCGTGCATGATGAATTGGTGCAAACCTTGGGTGGCGGCGCCGTTGATATCAATGTGCGTGAAAACCCAAGTGTTATTTTCATGGTGGGTTTGCAAGGTGCGGGTAAAACCACATCCTCTGCGAAATTGGCTCTTTATATCCGTCAGAAATTAGGCAAAAAGCCAGGTTTGATTCCAGCGGATATCTATCGTCCTGCGGCGATCGATCAGCTTCAAACATTGGGTAAACAAAACAACATCCCAACATTTCCAACTCCCATTGGAATGAAACCAGAAGAGATTCTGGAAAAATCCAAACAATGGGCAAAAGACAATATGATCGACGTAGTTATCGTCGATACTGCCGGTCGTTTGCAGGTTGATGATGAATTAATGGGTGAGCTAGGTCGCCTGAAAGACATCTGGGCTCCACAAGAAATCTTGTTGGTTGCGGATGCCATGCTGGGGCAGCAGTCCGTGAACGTCGCAGAGGGCTTCCACAAGCGTTTAAATCTGACCGGTCTTGTTCTTACTAAAGTAGACGGTGACGCCCGTGGTGGTGCTGCCTTGTCAATTCGTGAGGTTACTGGCATCCCTATTAAATTCCTGGGGGTGGGCGAGAAGGTGAATGCTCTTGAAGTGTTTCATCCGGATCGTCTGGCAGGTCGTATTCTGGATATGGGTGACGTTCTTTCTTTGGTGGAAAAAGCCGCTGAGGTGATGGACGAAAAGGCGGCTCGCGAGTCTGCTAAGAAGATGATGAAGAATGAATTTACCCTGGATGACTTCCTGGGGCAGATTCAGCAGCTTAAAAAGATGGGTGGCTTTGAGACTATCTTGAAATTTTTACCGGGCATGGGTGAGATTTCAAAACAGCTTAAAAATATGACCCCTCCGGATAATGAGATTAAAAAAATTGAGGCGATCATTCGTTCGATGACGATCCAAGAACGTAATAACCATAAGATTCTTAACGCTTCGCGCCGTACGCGTATTGCTAACGGTTCGGGGACTCAGGTTTCTGACGTAAACAAGCTGATTAAGCAGTTTGAGGACGCTAAGAAGATGATGAGCGGGATGATGAAAATGGGCATGGGTCGTGGTGGGATGAAGTTCCCATTTTAAGGCTTGATATTTTATTTTAAACACAGTACACACTTGAGCTTACTGTTTTGAACAAGAGGTTTAGAAAAATGGCAGTTGTAATTCGTTTGGCTCGTATGGGCGCTAAGCATGATCCTAAATACCGCATCACTGTTGCGGATTCTCGTCGCTATGTTACTGGTAAATTCCTTGAGATCCTTGGTGTTTACAATCCAACTCCACGCGGTAACGACAAAAAAGTCGATCTAGATCTAGCAAAAGTAGATGCTTGGATCAAAAAAGGTGCACAACCTACTGACCGTGTGAAACACGTTATTAAGTTGGCCCAAGGTAAATAAATAGTTGGCATCTGAGTGATATGCGATAAAATATCACTTAGATAACTGCTGTTGGGGGTAATATGGATAGCTTGAAAGACCTCGTTGAATTCATGGCGAAGTCCCTTGTTGATAAGCCTGAGAATGTTGAAGTGGATGAAATTCCAGGTCAGCAAACGACTCTACTTGCTCTTAAAGTAGATAAAGAAGATCTTGGTAAGGTTATCGGTAAACAAGGTAAAACTGCAGCTGCGATGAGAACAATCATCCGCGCGGCAGGTACTAAACTGAATAAACGCTATCACTTGGATATCGTTGAATAGTATTCAGACATATTAAATTTTAGATTCTTAGGGAAGGGGTTGTGTTACACAACCCCTTTCTGTTTCTTGAGGTACTTATGAAATTGGTTGGAAAAGTCAGAGAAGCCCATGGTTTGAAGGGTGATCTTTATGTTCTTATTTTCTCAGGCGAGATCGCTTGGGCAAAACGTATGAAGAAATTCGTTCTTCAAGGTAAAGATGGTTCTACAAACGAATACACTGTTGAGCGCACCAAACCGTTCAAAAAAGGTTTGATCGTGAAAGCCGCTGAGATCGCAGATCGCACGGCCGCTGAAGGTGTTGAGCACATGGAATTCTTGATCGAAGAAGACCTGATGGTTTCTAAACCTGGCGAGACTATCTATCTTGCTGAAATCAAAAATTTCAAATTGAAAGACACTGAACAAAATATTCTGGGCGAGATCGTGGATTTTTCCAGCAATGGTGTTCAAGATCTTTTGGTCGTGGAAGCGAACGGCAAAAAAGTTGAAGTTCCTTTCGTTGATGCCTTCATCAAAAAAATCGATTTCAAACACCAAGCTGTGGTGATGGACCTACCAGAAGGCTTGTTCGACCTAGAGAACGCGTAAATGCTCAAAGTCGATGTGATCACTCTTTTCCCAGAGATGATTGAGAACGCCGTATCTTACGGCGTTCTGGGGCAGGCTCTAAAGAGTGATCGACTGGCCGTTGCAACTCACTCACCTCGTGAGTTCGCGGCAGATCGCCACAAAACTGTGGATGATCGTCCCTTCGGTGGTGGCGACGGCATGATCATGCTGGCAGAGACATTGGAAAAAACTATTCAAAAAGTGAAACATAAAAATTCAAAGGTGATCTATATGTCTCCGCAAGGAGAAGTGCTCACTGATGAAAAGGCCCGTGTACTGGCCAAAGAAGAACATCTGGTTCTGATCTGTGGTCGATACGGCGGGATCGATCAACGCATTATAAACTCTTACGTCGATGAAGAGATCTCCATTGGGGATTACGTCTTGTCAGGCGGGGAGCTGGGCGCATTGGTCGTGGTGGATGCGTTATCGCGCTTTATTCCCGGAGTTCTGGGGCATAATGAAAGCTCTGATAAAGATAGCTTCTCCGAGGGTTCTGGGGGGCTGCTGGAACATCCAAACTTTACTCGCCCGCGTGAATTTCTAGGTATGGCGGTTCCGGAAGTTTTATTGGGTGGGAATCACAAATTGATCGGGGAGTGGAAGGACAAAGTTTCGGCTTTGGTCACTTTAGTTAAGCGGCCCGATTTATTTCAAGCGTACCTGGAAAAAGAGAACGAGCAGTATCGCTTGCTTAAGAAAAAGAAAAAAGAAGCTCCGCTAAAAGAGCTTAAAAAATTTTGGATGAATTTGTCTGAGCAGGAGCGCCAGTCTTTGGGGCTTGCTGCACTCAGTGAGGAAGACTTCAATGGCTGAAAACTCTGTCTATGTTCCACGTCTGGCAATCGGCCTGGTTCATTACCCGGTTCGCGACCGTCAGAACAAAACGGTCGCGACTAACATCACGAATTTCGATATTCATGACATTGCGAGAGCGGCTCAAACTTTCGGAGTGGAAAAATATTACATTATCCATCCGATGCAAGAGCAGCTAATGTTCGTAGACCGCGTTCTGGATCACTGGAGAACGGGGCAAGGTTCCAAGTTCAACCCGATGAGAAAAACGGCGCTAGGGACGGTTAAAGCGATTGAGAGCGTTGAAAAGGCTCTGGAAGACTGGAATACACCTGAGACCCTACTTATTTCGACTTCAGCTCGAGATGAGGGCTTGAAAAAATACTCGTTTAGCGAGCTGCGTCACGAAATGCACGTAGAAAAAAAGCCCGTATTCATGTTATTTGGTACTGGCAACGGCATGACTACAGAGCTTCTAAGATCCTGCTCCGGCGTTTTAGAAAGCATCCGAGGGGCTCCGCCCCAGGACTACCGCCATCTCTCTGTGAGATCGGCAGTAAGTATCTGTCTTGACCGCGTAATGGGTCCATGGTAGACCCTTGTTTTACTTTTTGAAAATCTGATTGGCATAAGGGACTAAGCAATGGCTAAAGCTGCAAAAAAGACTGTTAAAACTAAGACTGTAAAAGCTAAATCTGATGTTAAAGAAACGAACCTAGTTCGTCGCGTAAGCATCAAGGCTGCTAACAAAAGCATCCAAGCTTTCGATTCTGGAGACACTGTTAACGTATACGTAAAAGTAAAAGAAGGCGAAAAAGAACGCGTTCAGCTTTACAAAGGTATCGTAACTAAAATCCAAGGTGCGGGCGCTGCGAAATCTTTCACAGTTCGTAAAATCTCTGCAGGTGTTGGCGTTGAAAGAACTTTCCCGTTCAACTCTCCAGCTTTGGATAAAGTTGAATTGGTTAACGTAGGTAAAGTACGTCGTTCTAAACTTTACTTCCTTCGCAAACTTTCTGGTAAAGCTGCGAAAATTGAATCTGAATTGGTAACTCAATCTGCAACTGCAGCTGAGTAGTTCTGATTTAAATTTCTATAAATGAAATTTCAAAAAACCTGATTCTAACGAGTCAGGTTTTTTTGTTTCAGGCTCCTGCCTTCAACCCCTTGGGGGCTGGCGCGAAAAAATCCCTTCCTGGGATTTTTTGTTTTTTGCGCAGACTGTTTTGAAGTGACCAGCTAAATCGGCTCTGTCTAAAATCACCGTGCTTTAACTTTTTAAGCATTGAGCAGCGGGATAAGACAGCCATGGCAAAAACTAAATCAGCAAAATCTAAGAAGACGTTGAAAGCTGCAAAGGCAAAACGTCCAGCGATCAAGTATGCGGCGGCAGGGAAATCTGCGAAGTCTGTGACTGTGGTTAAGGCAAAAAAGGCGACGAAGCCTAAAAAGAATCTGGATCTTCCAAAAGTGGAATGGAGAGATTTTTCTCCCACTCCGGTAATTGGCGTTGATGAAGTAGGTCGCGGTTGTCTGGCGGGCCCCGTGTATGCGGCTGCGGTAATTTTTGAGTCGGAAGATCTGCAGGATCTGGTGACGGATTCAAAGCTTTTGTCCGAAGAGCGTCGTGAAGAGCTCGCGAAACTTATTAAAGAAAAACATAAAGTCGGCATCGGCTCTGCAAGTGTCGAAGAGATCGATGAACTGAATATCTTGCAGGCATCTTTGCTTGCGATGAAGCGCGCGATTGAAGCACTGGGTGTGACTTCGGGGCATGTATTGGTTGATGGAAATCAAAAGATCCCGAATCTGAATGGCTTTCATCAAACAACCGTGATCAAAGGTGATTTGCGTGTGGCTCCGATTTCTGCGGCATCGATTGTTGCGAAGGTAACTCGTGACAACTTGATGAAAGATTTGGGAGTGAAATTTCCAGTTTATGGCTTCG
This genomic window contains:
- a CDS encoding RNA methyltransferase — its product is MAENSVYVPRLAIGLVHYPVRDRQNKTVATNITNFDIHDIARAAQTFGVEKYYIIHPMQEQLMFVDRVLDHWRTGQGSKFNPMRKTALGTVKAIESVEKALEDWNTPETLLISTSARDEGLKKYSFSELRHEMHVEKKPVFMLFGTGNGMTTELLRSCSGVLESIRGAPPQDYRHLSVRSAVSICLDRVMGPW
- the ffh gene encoding signal recognition particle protein; protein product: MFENLSDKIMASLKKVRGQNKITEANIEDVIKEIRLSFLEADVNFKVVKNFVDRVKTKALGADVLQNVNPGQQFVKIVHDELVQTLGGGAVDINVRENPSVIFMVGLQGAGKTTSSAKLALYIRQKLGKKPGLIPADIYRPAAIDQLQTLGKQNNIPTFPTPIGMKPEEILEKSKQWAKDNMIDVVIVDTAGRLQVDDELMGELGRLKDIWAPQEILLVADAMLGQQSVNVAEGFHKRLNLTGLVLTKVDGDARGGAALSIREVTGIPIKFLGVGEKVNALEVFHPDRLAGRILDMGDVLSLVEKAAEVMDEKAARESAKKMMKNEFTLDDFLGQIQQLKKMGGFETILKFLPGMGEISKQLKNMTPPDNEIKKIEAIIRSMTIQERNNHKILNASRRTRIANGSGTQVSDVNKLIKQFEDAKKMMSGMMKMGMGRGGMKFPF
- the rplS gene encoding 50S ribosomal protein L19 — translated: MAKAAKKTVKTKTVKAKSDVKETNLVRRVSIKAANKSIQAFDSGDTVNVYVKVKEGEKERVQLYKGIVTKIQGAGAAKSFTVRKISAGVGVERTFPFNSPALDKVELVNVGKVRRSKLYFLRKLSGKAAKIESELVTQSATAAE
- a CDS encoding ribonuclease HII, which translates into the protein MAKTKSAKSKKTLKAAKAKRPAIKYAAAGKSAKSVTVVKAKKATKPKKNLDLPKVEWRDFSPTPVIGVDEVGRGCLAGPVYAAAVIFESEDLQDLVTDSKLLSEERREELAKLIKEKHKVGIGSASVEEIDELNILQASLLAMKRAIEALGVTSGHVLVDGNQKIPNLNGFHQTTVIKGDLRVAPISAASIVAKVTRDNLMKDLGVKFPVYGFEGHKGYSTPVHKQSIVEHGPCDHHRKSFAGVKEYVR
- the trmD gene encoding tRNA (guanosine(37)-N1)-methyltransferase TrmD produces the protein MLKVDVITLFPEMIENAVSYGVLGQALKSDRLAVATHSPREFAADRHKTVDDRPFGGGDGMIMLAETLEKTIQKVKHKNSKVIYMSPQGEVLTDEKARVLAKEEHLVLICGRYGGIDQRIINSYVDEEISIGDYVLSGGELGALVVVDALSRFIPGVLGHNESSDKDSFSEGSGGLLEHPNFTRPREFLGMAVPEVLLGGNHKLIGEWKDKVSALVTLVKRPDLFQAYLEKENEQYRLLKKKKKEAPLKELKKFWMNLSEQERQSLGLAALSEEDFNG
- a CDS encoding KH domain-containing protein gives rise to the protein MDSLKDLVEFMAKSLVDKPENVEVDEIPGQQTTLLALKVDKEDLGKVIGKQGKTAAAMRTIIRAAGTKLNKRYHLDIVE
- the rimM gene encoding ribosome maturation factor RimM (Essential for efficient processing of 16S rRNA), whose protein sequence is MKLVGKVREAHGLKGDLYVLIFSGEIAWAKRMKKFVLQGKDGSTNEYTVERTKPFKKGLIVKAAEIADRTAAEGVEHMEFLIEEDLMVSKPGETIYLAEIKNFKLKDTEQNILGEIVDFSSNGVQDLLVVEANGKKVEVPFVDAFIKKIDFKHQAVVMDLPEGLFDLENA
- the rpsP gene encoding 30S ribosomal protein S16 is translated as MAVVIRLARMGAKHDPKYRITVADSRRYVTGKFLEILGVYNPTPRGNDKKVDLDLAKVDAWIKKGAQPTDRVKHVIKLAQGK
- a CDS encoding ABC transporter permease, translating into MMIPFIALFRREIARFLKVIVQTIVTPFVSSFLYLLIFGVSLGATMPTHQGVKYLSFLIPGLMMMGLMNNAFQNSSSSIVSSKFSGDLEDLRVAPISNQEIIWAMSLAALVRGFIVALITYIVGSVFCWYQQGEILTIAHPLYAIFFVIVAGLIFALLGISVAFWATTFDQLSAFSAFILLPLTYLGGVFLSIDHLHPFWQMLSKMNPLLYLINGLRYGVIGVSDVGMEVAVPVSVLGFIVFYGLANFSLKRGSFQRW
- a CDS encoding ABC transporter ATP-binding protein — translated: MLPLKIDNLKKKYPGGQEAVKGVSFDVKPGEIFGLLGPNGAGKTTIISTITTLEEPSSGVVEVFGQNVVASPRFTKQQLGVVHQEVITSGFFSVDEILNFQSGYYGIRNNKDRIDFLLHKLSLYEHRHKKVKQLSGGMKRRLMIAKALVHTPRLLLLDEPTAGVDIGLRETLWQFVQELRKEGMSILLTTHYLEEAEQLCDRIGIINLGHLEALGETKELVRKYTQKKIRLTLSESFAFDTQYLFFQEGLEFMFMVPPGKLMGEFLSEIKVPVNIIKDVKIEEGNLEEAFMKVVSK